The genome window CCCCGTATGGTTAAATCCACGGATGAATACCGCGCCCGCTCCTTCCTCCGACGACGGCGCCGCTTCCGGCGGCGGCCGCAACAACCGGCTCAGCGCCGAAGACTGGGCGCAGGCCGCCCTGGACCTGATCGCCGAACAGGGCGTCAGCGCGGTGGCGGTGGAGCCGCTGGCGCGGCGCCTGGGCGTCACCAAGGGCAGCTTCTACTGGCACTTCCCGTCGCGCGATGCGTTGCTGCAGGCCGCGCTGGAGCGTTGGGAACTGGTCGAGCAGCAACAGGTGTTCGGCAGCCTGGAAGAAGTGCCGGATCCGCGTACGCGGCTGCGCGCGCTGTTCCAGCTGGTCGCGCACGAGGTCAAGCCGCACGTCATCTACAGCGAGTTGCTGAAGGCGCTCGACCATCCCGCGGTGCGGCCGGTGATCGACCGGGTCTCGCAGCGGCGCATGGAGTATCTGATCGCCTCGTTCCGCCAGTCCGGACTCAGCCGCACCGACGCGCAGCACCGCGCGCGTCTGGCCTATGCCGCCTACGTCGGCTTCCTGCAGCTGTCGTTGCAGTTGCACCAGCCCAAGCAGGCGCGCGAGGA of Xanthomonas sacchari contains these proteins:
- a CDS encoding TetR/AcrR family transcriptional regulator; this encodes MNTAPAPSSDDGAASGGGRNNRLSAEDWAQAALDLIAEQGVSAVAVEPLARRLGVTKGSFYWHFPSRDALLQAALERWELVEQQQVFGSLEEVPDPRTRLRALFQLVAHEVKPHVIYSELLKALDHPAVRPVIDRVSQRRMEYLIASFRQSGLSRTDAQHRARLAYAAYVGFLQLSLQLHQPKQAREDFEAYVEHVIVTLIPG